Proteins encoded within one genomic window of Bradyrhizobium sp. 186:
- a CDS encoding DUF5681 domain-containing protein: MTDNTISPDPRPALTELPDSPFEVGYKRPPKDKQFVKGRSGNPKGRPKRPEGILIREIFDSPQLLKDGSKISTREASVRQILKGAMDGNARAFRSFLRLMNEAGLFRKEAIKHPHVIYYDDNSPSQFPAQYEAWKQKNAAEKAEQAKKEQAVNGSATEASPLDQRPNARGSVSTPGRRSSLAKDENMIAIFKRLVAERKTFTQNGKKRTVTVAEAILLKNCNTALQNHSIAFNNILRLAEQGGEFLDRNDPAKVGKPLLMPRKRFESTEELLAFHGADIVHLPKKPED, encoded by the coding sequence ATGACCGACAACACTATCTCGCCGGACCCCCGGCCCGCACTTACAGAACTGCCAGATTCGCCATTTGAGGTCGGCTACAAGCGGCCTCCTAAAGATAAGCAGTTCGTCAAAGGTCGGTCCGGCAATCCAAAGGGGCGACCGAAGCGGCCCGAGGGCATCCTGATCCGTGAGATCTTTGATAGCCCCCAGCTGCTAAAGGATGGGAGCAAGATCTCGACGCGAGAGGCGTCTGTGCGCCAGATCCTGAAGGGCGCGATGGACGGGAATGCAAGGGCGTTCCGGAGCTTTCTGAGGTTGATGAACGAGGCTGGCCTTTTCCGGAAGGAGGCGATAAAGCATCCGCACGTCATCTATTACGACGATAATAGTCCGTCGCAATTTCCTGCGCAATATGAAGCCTGGAAGCAAAAGAACGCGGCGGAAAAAGCAGAGCAGGCCAAGAAGGAGCAGGCAGTTAACGGGTCTGCAACGGAAGCAAGCCCTTTAGACCAACGGCCCAATGCCCGGGGCAGCGTGTCCACGCCCGGCCGAAGGAGCTCCTTGGCGAAGGACGAAAACATGATCGCAATCTTCAAGCGGCTTGTCGCCGAGCGCAAAACGTTCACGCAAAATGGCAAGAAGCGAACCGTGACCGTAGCTGAAGCCATCCTCCTTAAGAACTGCAACACCGCCTTGCAGAACCATTCAATAGCATTCAACAATATCTTACGTTTGGCCGAACAGGGTGGAGAATTTCTCGATCGCAATGATCCGGCAAAGGTTGGCAAGCCCCTTTTGATGCCGCGTAAGCGCTTCGAAAGCACGGAAGAGCTCCTGGCCTTTCATGGCGCCGATATCGTCCATCTACCCAAAAAGCCTGAAGACTAG
- a CDS encoding recombinase family protein: MFTDHQRYSTQNQAAAIAVYAAQHDLIIIRTYADEGRSGLRIHRREGLIELIDDVRSGRAEFDHILVYDVSRWGR; the protein is encoded by the coding sequence ATTTTTACGGACCACCAGCGATACTCGACGCAAAACCAGGCGGCTGCCATAGCCGTTTATGCCGCGCAGCACGATCTGATCATTATTCGCACCTACGCGGACGAGGGTCGGAGCGGTCTTCGCATTCACCGCCGCGAAGGGTTGATCGAGCTGATAGACGACGTCCGCAGCGGCCGGGCGGAGTTTGATCATATCCTGGTTTACGACGTCAGTCGCTGGGGAAGATAA
- a CDS encoding helix-turn-helix transcriptional regulator, producing MEKSLKSADYARLIALLVATRHKAGIRQQALAKKLGKPQSFIAKFEGGERRLDVIEFITIAEAMGVDPVKLFRRLVQAKTK from the coding sequence ATGGAAAAATCTCTCAAATCCGCCGACTATGCCCGCCTCATCGCGCTTCTTGTCGCAACGCGACATAAGGCCGGCATCCGACAGCAGGCGCTCGCCAAGAAGCTCGGCAAACCGCAGTCCTTCATAGCCAAATTCGAAGGCGGGGAACGCCGTCTCGACGTGATTGAATTCATCACCATCGCGGAGGCGATGGGTGTCGATCCGGTCAAGCTGTTTCGGCGGCTCGTGCAAGCCAAGACAAAATAG
- a CDS encoding helix-turn-helix domain-containing protein, whose amino-acid sequence MSQKSGTHFTEKQGHYLAFIYTYAHMFGRPPAETDMQRHFRVSPPSVHQMIVTLERNGFIRRQPGVPRSIEILVPPESLPILEWLGIKTSKSL is encoded by the coding sequence ATGAGTCAAAAATCAGGCACGCACTTCACGGAGAAGCAGGGACACTACCTGGCCTTTATCTACACCTACGCGCACATGTTCGGACGCCCACCCGCCGAAACCGACATGCAGCGCCATTTCCGCGTCAGCCCGCCTTCGGTCCACCAGATGATCGTCACCCTCGAACGAAACGGTTTCATTCGCCGTCAACCTGGCGTCCCCAGAAGCATCGAAATCCTCGTGCCGCCGGAAAGCTTGCCGATCCTCGAATGGCTCGGTATCAAAACGTCAAAATCACTGTGA
- a CDS encoding IS1182 family transposase has product MSKTFRPWDVDQVWLLPPSVQDLVPPGHVAHFVRDTVRTGLDLSAIMDAYDEERGFPPYHPGMMVALLLYAYSQGIYSSRRIARGCEERLDFAAVTGMQRPDFRTISEFRKRHLAALSGLFRQVLKLCREAGLVKLGHVALDGTKIKANAGINKAMSYGRMKEAEPRLAAEVQRWFAEAAQTDKAEDRQFGALKRGDEMPDWMANKEKRLEKIRAAKAALEAEAKAAAETKAASKPDDDGSGDGGRGRPGRKSKPVTAEPSDKAQRNFTDPDSRVMPTKNGFIQGYNAQAAVDGAHQIIVAHTLTNSPSDQAQLAPLLDAIKANLGTNPDEASADAGYCSQANLRTLVRRRIEGYVATGRQKHGTKAATAKRKLKSGTLIARMSTKLKRAGYRSRYRLRKQIVEPVFGQIKQARGFRQFLLRGIDKVKAEWAMICTAHNLTKLAAAR; this is encoded by the coding sequence ATGAGCAAGACATTTCGTCCTTGGGACGTTGATCAGGTTTGGCTGCTGCCGCCGTCGGTCCAGGATTTGGTGCCTCCCGGGCACGTGGCCCACTTTGTTCGCGACACGGTTCGCACGGGTTTGGACCTGTCGGCGATCATGGATGCCTACGACGAGGAGCGCGGCTTTCCGCCCTATCATCCTGGCATGATGGTGGCGCTGCTGCTTTATGCTTACAGCCAGGGGATCTACTCGTCGCGCAGGATCGCTCGGGGCTGCGAGGAGCGGCTGGATTTTGCGGCAGTAACGGGGATGCAGCGTCCGGACTTCCGCACGATCAGCGAGTTCCGCAAGCGCCATCTGGCCGCGCTATCGGGCCTGTTCCGGCAGGTCTTGAAGCTGTGCCGCGAGGCCGGCCTTGTGAAGCTTGGCCATGTGGCGCTCGATGGCACCAAGATCAAGGCCAATGCCGGGATCAACAAGGCGATGAGCTATGGCCGGATGAAAGAGGCCGAACCGAGGCTTGCTGCCGAAGTCCAACGCTGGTTCGCCGAAGCCGCTCAGACCGACAAGGCCGAGGACCGCCAGTTCGGAGCCTTGAAGCGCGGCGACGAGATGCCGGACTGGATGGCCAATAAAGAGAAGCGGCTCGAGAAGATCCGGGCCGCCAAGGCCGCGCTGGAAGCCGAAGCCAAGGCTGCTGCCGAAACCAAAGCCGCCTCGAAGCCGGACGACGACGGCTCCGGCGACGGCGGCAGGGGCCGGCCGGGACGCAAGTCCAAGCCTGTCACGGCAGAGCCGAGCGACAAGGCGCAACGCAACTTCACCGATCCCGACAGCCGCGTGATGCCGACCAAAAACGGCTTCATCCAGGGCTACAACGCACAGGCCGCCGTCGATGGCGCCCATCAGATCATCGTGGCGCACACGCTGACCAACTCGCCGAGCGATCAGGCGCAACTCGCACCCTTGCTCGATGCCATCAAAGCCAATCTCGGGACGAACCCGGATGAAGCATCGGCCGATGCGGGCTATTGCTCGCAAGCCAATCTTCGCACGCTCGTTCGACGCCGGATCGAGGGCTACGTCGCCACTGGACGGCAAAAGCACGGCACCAAGGCGGCCACGGCAAAAAGGAAGCTCAAATCCGGCACGCTGATCGCCAGAATGAGCACAAAGCTCAAGCGCGCAGGCTATCGAAGCCGGTATCGATTGCGAAAACAGATCGTCGAGCCCGTCTTCGGCCAGATCAAGCAGGCAAGAGGCTTCCGCCAGTTCCTCCTGCGCGGCATCGACAAGGTCAAAGCCGAATGGGCCATGATCTGCACCGCCCACAACCTCACAAAACTCGCAGCAGCACGCTAA
- a CDS encoding HAD family hydrolase, which translates to MPVLSAARLLLAFSDESGADCPPLSGQRRRNFKSASKRQNEANRNSGHQGRQDGAEAKYDPAATRCVLKRNDDCRKIWSVFRFNLGSRTLCVRQFFDRDGVLNEDDGYAFDPNKIRWVEGAQQAVKAVNNAGYFAFVVTNQSGIARGFYEEQHVLNLHQWMSRELAIVGAHIDAFEFCPHHPDGLIARYRVLCSCRKPQPGLIKALLERYPVDVAASFMIGDKQSDLAAAHAAGISAYLFDGSNLHAFIAPLLTDRSPDVPAPTRVAQGPCGTED; encoded by the coding sequence ATGCCAGTCCTTTCTGCAGCAAGATTATTGCTCGCTTTTAGCGATGAAAGTGGCGCCGATTGCCCGCCGCTTTCAGGGCAAAGGAGAAGGAACTTTAAATCGGCATCAAAGCGACAAAACGAAGCCAATCGGAACAGCGGGCATCAAGGTAGGCAAGACGGCGCGGAGGCAAAGTACGATCCTGCCGCAACGCGCTGCGTATTGAAAAGAAACGATGATTGTCGGAAGATATGGAGTGTGTTTCGGTTCAACTTGGGTAGTAGGACTTTATGCGTCCGGCAGTTTTTTGATCGCGATGGTGTCCTCAATGAGGATGATGGCTATGCTTTCGATCCGAATAAGATCCGTTGGGTGGAAGGAGCTCAGCAGGCCGTCAAGGCAGTCAATAATGCTGGCTATTTCGCGTTTGTCGTGACCAACCAATCAGGAATCGCCAGAGGATTTTACGAGGAGCAGCACGTTCTCAATCTGCACCAATGGATGTCGCGTGAGCTTGCTATTGTTGGTGCGCATATCGATGCGTTCGAATTTTGCCCCCATCATCCCGATGGTTTGATTGCGCGATACCGTGTCCTCTGCAGCTGCCGCAAGCCGCAACCCGGGCTGATCAAAGCATTGCTCGAGCGGTATCCGGTGGATGTTGCCGCTAGCTTCATGATCGGCGACAAGCAGAGCGATCTGGCTGCGGCCCACGCAGCGGGCATCTCAGCTTATCTGTTTGATGGATCGAACCTCCATGCGTTCATCGCGCCACTGTTGACAGATCGGTCCCCCGATGTCCCCGCACCGACCAGGGTTGCACAGGGGCCGTGCGGGACGGAGGATTGA
- a CDS encoding YqaJ viral recombinase family protein — MTTVQTNGADAPNHIIKFNAHDRRHFIGGSDARIIMGDDQDNLTRLWQEKRGEVAPEDLSDNLIVQLGTITEVLNRAWYQRSTGQTIADIQKRVRHPVHKCMAATLDGMVEQTGAVFEAKFMLPWAFTEEAAAEKHMAQLQHNMWVVAARSSVLSIITGGGKWVEIKIHADPLYQHLLLTAEKKFWRCVQSGEPPLLFNIETPRPRLEAVKVVDMASSNAWAEFAATYLRTKDAYGEHELAKAELKKLMPEDAKEAIGHGIKAKRSKSGAISFDALAWEASDASVQ; from the coding sequence GTGACAACGGTTCAAACAAACGGCGCCGATGCGCCCAATCACATCATCAAGTTCAACGCGCACGACCGCCGCCATTTTATCGGCGGCTCGGATGCCCGCATCATCATGGGTGATGATCAGGACAACCTCACCCGCCTCTGGCAAGAAAAACGCGGCGAGGTCGCGCCAGAAGACCTTTCGGACAATCTCATCGTCCAGCTCGGCACGATCACGGAGGTCCTGAATCGCGCCTGGTATCAACGTTCAACCGGACAAACGATTGCTGATATCCAGAAGCGCGTTCGTCATCCCGTGCACAAATGTATGGCGGCGACGCTCGATGGCATGGTCGAGCAGACCGGCGCGGTGTTCGAGGCCAAGTTCATGCTGCCATGGGCGTTCACGGAAGAGGCCGCTGCCGAGAAGCACATGGCGCAGCTCCAGCATAACATGTGGGTGGTCGCCGCTCGGTCGTCCGTCCTCTCGATCATCACCGGTGGCGGCAAATGGGTCGAGATCAAGATTCACGCCGACCCGCTCTATCAGCATCTGCTCCTCACCGCCGAGAAGAAGTTCTGGCGCTGCGTCCAGAGCGGCGAGCCGCCTCTGCTCTTCAACATCGAAACGCCGCGACCAAGGCTGGAGGCCGTCAAGGTCGTGGACATGGCATCGTCCAATGCCTGGGCCGAGTTCGCTGCAACCTATCTCCGCACCAAGGACGCCTACGGGGAGCACGAGCTTGCCAAGGCTGAGTTGAAAAAGCTCATGCCCGAGGATGCCAAGGAGGCAATCGGCCACGGAATCAAGGCCAAGCGCTCCAAGTCGGGCGCCATCAGCTTTGACGCTCTCGCGTGGGAGGCCTCCGATGCATCAGTCCAGTGA
- a CDS encoding IS630 family transposase, translating to MNVRYRVELSQIERDELTAMLGGGKHAARKLKRAQILLAADAGSCDAEIARSVRVSLSSIGRTKRRFVEGNLERALSEEPRPGAERKLTGKEEALLVATACAKPPAGRKRWTLTLLADTMVKLTDHDSLSGETVRRRLAENDLKPWRRDMWCIPYVDGEYVARMEDVLDLYAEAPDPVRPLVCFDETPVQLIGEVRQPIPAEPGQRERYDYEYRRNGTVNLFVTFDPHRGWRNVKVTEHRAAVDYAYCMRELVDVHYPDADCIRLVQDNLSIHTAGALYQAFAPAEARRILRRLEFHFTPKHASWLNMVECEISVLQRQCLGRRIDDPKRLRNEIAAWQKRRNKTRARIKWMFTTDKARAKLGRAYPATAKESKSL from the coding sequence ATGAATGTACGTTATCGGGTCGAATTGAGCCAAATCGAGCGGGACGAACTGACGGCGATGCTGGGCGGCGGGAAGCATGCTGCCCGCAAGCTCAAGCGGGCGCAGATTTTGCTGGCGGCCGATGCCGGCAGTTGCGACGCGGAGATTGCCCGGTCTGTCCGGGTCAGCCTGTCCAGCATCGGCCGGACCAAGCGCCGCTTCGTGGAAGGCAATCTGGAGCGGGCCTTGAGCGAGGAACCGCGTCCGGGCGCAGAGCGCAAATTGACCGGCAAGGAGGAGGCCCTGCTGGTGGCGACGGCGTGCGCCAAGCCGCCCGCCGGCCGCAAACGTTGGACGCTGACGCTGCTGGCGGACACGATGGTCAAGCTCACCGATCATGACAGCCTGTCGGGCGAGACCGTGCGTCGCCGGCTGGCCGAGAACGACCTCAAGCCATGGCGCAGGGACATGTGGTGCATCCCCTATGTCGACGGCGAATACGTCGCCCGCATGGAGGACGTGCTCGACCTCTACGCCGAGGCGCCGGATCCCGTCCGGCCGCTGGTCTGCTTCGACGAGACCCCCGTCCAGCTCATCGGCGAGGTCCGTCAGCCGATTCCAGCCGAGCCGGGACAGCGCGAGCGTTACGATTACGAGTACCGCCGCAACGGCACCGTCAATCTCTTCGTTACCTTCGACCCGCATCGTGGCTGGCGCAACGTCAAGGTCACCGAGCACCGCGCCGCCGTGGACTACGCCTACTGCATGCGCGAACTCGTCGACGTCCATTATCCCGACGCCGACTGCATCCGCCTCGTGCAGGACAATCTGTCGATCCATACCGCCGGCGCGTTGTATCAAGCATTTGCGCCTGCTGAGGCCCGTCGCATCCTGCGCCGCCTCGAATTCCACTTCACCCCGAAACACGCCAGTTGGCTCAATATGGTCGAGTGCGAGATCAGCGTGCTCCAGCGCCAGTGCCTCGGCCGCCGCATCGACGACCCCAAAAGGCTCCGAAACGAGATCGCAGCATGGCAAAAGCGGCGGAATAAAACCCGAGCCCGCATCAAATGGATGTTCACAACCGACAAGGCCCGCGCCAAACTCGGCCGCGCCTATCCAGCCACCGCCAAAGAGTCAAAATCACTGTGA
- a CDS encoding ERF family protein, translating into MHQSSERIGAIAGALARAQAELTNPEKTLTAVIRSPFPREDDRTFRYASLASGLDIVRKTLSQQEIATVQTTRIDSSSGQVHLTTLLAHASGEWISSDWPVCAAKEVEAPHRMGASLTYARRYALFALVGIAGEDDLDAPDAIAGPPAAPEPQMAAGSKGKPAKAVLNRPAVLKPQQSAELRDRLLAELAALRDSDNLLAWAKASLPLKNTLLEADARALEAAYQMRLEEVARPETEADMPPSEAGHTLGQGPVQEPSGPQAVSPSPDGPADQSGLGLAFPKEPPRKRSKAHLAFVREQPCLVCKQAPSDAHHLKFAQPRTLGRKVSDEFTVPLCRSHHQALHRHGNEKAWWMDMQISPLPVANELWATSPIHDPAKPNIATYDASSQARLEATS; encoded by the coding sequence ATGCATCAGTCCAGTGAGCGGATCGGGGCGATAGCGGGCGCCCTCGCTCGGGCGCAGGCCGAGCTTACCAACCCGGAAAAAACTCTGACGGCGGTGATCCGGTCCCCCTTCCCGCGGGAGGACGACCGGACCTTCCGCTATGCCTCCTTGGCCTCCGGCCTGGACATCGTCCGCAAGACGCTGAGCCAGCAGGAGATCGCCACCGTCCAGACCACGCGGATCGATTCCAGTAGCGGCCAGGTGCATCTCACAACCCTGCTGGCCCATGCCTCCGGCGAATGGATTTCGTCCGATTGGCCGGTCTGCGCCGCAAAGGAGGTCGAGGCCCCGCATCGCATGGGCGCCTCCTTGACCTATGCCCGCCGCTACGCCCTGTTCGCTCTCGTTGGCATTGCCGGTGAGGACGACCTCGACGCCCCCGATGCGATCGCCGGACCGCCCGCCGCCCCCGAGCCGCAGATGGCTGCGGGCTCAAAGGGAAAGCCCGCCAAAGCCGTCTTGAACCGACCGGCGGTCCTGAAGCCTCAGCAATCCGCTGAGCTGCGGGATCGCCTCCTAGCCGAGCTGGCGGCCTTAAGGGATAGCGACAACCTCTTGGCCTGGGCCAAAGCCAGCCTTCCCCTCAAGAACACGCTGCTGGAGGCCGACGCCCGCGCCCTGGAGGCGGCCTATCAGATGAGGCTCGAGGAGGTGGCTCGGCCTGAGACCGAAGCCGATATGCCGCCATCCGAGGCTGGGCACACACTGGGACAGGGACCGGTGCAAGAGCCCTCGGGACCCCAAGCCGTTAGCCCAAGCCCCGACGGGCCGGCGGATCAGAGCGGACTGGGCCTCGCCTTCCCCAAGGAGCCTCCGCGCAAGCGAAGCAAGGCCCACCTTGCTTTTGTCCGCGAACAGCCTTGCCTGGTCTGCAAGCAGGCTCCCTCCGACGCCCATCACCTCAAGTTCGCCCAGCCGCGAACGCTCGGGCGCAAGGTCAGCGACGAATTCACCGTCCCGTTATGCCGTTCTCACCACCAGGCTCTCCACCGGCATGGCAACGAAAAGGCATGGTGGATGGATATGCAGATATCGCCCTTGCCTGTTGCCAACGAGTTATGGGCGACGAGTCCCATTCATGACCCCGCCAAGCCAAACATCGCCACTTATGATGCTTCATCGCAGGCCCGGCTGGAGGCCACAAGCTAA